A section of the Humulus lupulus chromosome 2, drHumLupu1.1, whole genome shotgun sequence genome encodes:
- the LOC133815937 gene encoding protein STRUBBELIG-RECEPTOR FAMILY 8-like codes for MVRSPLAFLVSTPPISGSPPLSFGSRSLAKTNHSGSLPYSISFMPSLKYYLNVSRNSLSQSIGDIFSNGLLFHMINRCLICLFIYVWFSCVV; via the exons ATGGTGAGGTCGCCTTTGGCGTTCTTGGTATCGACTCCTCCCATCTCTGGCTCACCCCCTCTCTCTTTCGGGTCTAG GAGTCTTGCAAAAACCAATCATAGTGGGAGTCTTCCTTATTCCATATCTTTCATGCCTTCTCTCAAATATTACTT GAATGTAAGTCGTAACTCACTTTCTCAGTCAATTGGGGACATTTTTTCCAATG GTTTACTGTTTCACATGATCAACAGGTGCTTAATATGTTTGTTTATCTATGTGTGGTTTAGCTGCGTTGTTTAA